A window of bacterium genomic DNA:
TCAAGAATTGTGGCAGTAATTGTCCCATTAGCATCTAAGTAGTAGCTAATCTCAGTGGTATCCTTTATCCCATCACCATTAGGGGAAAATGGATTGGGTGAGGCAAAGGAAGGGCCGATAAGACCAGCGGTAACCGTATAAGTAAGTGTGCCAGCATAAGAGCCTGGAGGATCCTGCCAGTTAATCTCTAATCTATAGTCATAGGCTAATGCCTTTCCTTCGGCCGGAGTAGCAGGTTGAGCAGATAACATAGTCTGAAGTGCAGTTGAAAATGAAGTCCAGTTAGGGCTTACCTCAGAGGGAGACCACTTCAGTTGGCTTATAGGAATAATCTTGGTGTTATCAGAGGTATTTTTTAAATCACTGGCTGCTTGAACCCTTAGATCCCAGGTTGAGCTGGGGCTTACCACCACCATCTCGGCAGCATAGGGGATTATCACGGGAGGATTTTCTGGGCATAGGCTTCCAAACTCTACCTTGCCACCATAGGAGGTAACCGTAAGGGTATATGCTAAGAGGCTAGGTTGCATTTGTCCTTCAAGGAATAGCAAAGCTATAGAGAGAGCAATGCCTCCAAAGATTCTTGCCAGAGCCTTTCTTAAGCAATTCATCCTAATCACCTCTAAATAAAAAGCCTGCTTTTTGCCTGGCTACTCGCCACGCATAAAGCAGGCTTTAAAAAATAACCCTTCGGCAGCCAGGCTATCCTTTCTGGACCCTATGGCTTTGCGCCCCTGAATTCCTTCAGGTTTGCCTTTGTCACGAGTTCAGTCCTCTTTTTTTCCTAATTAAATATACTATATTTTTTCCCTTTTGTCACGAAAAATTTTACCCCTAAATGACTGCGCCTAATGGTATCCATTTTATCCCACACAAGGGTGTTTGCTAATTCTTCGTAAAGCTGGATTCAGACATAATAATTAAGTAGGAGATGCATCTTACCCGATGTTATCACGATCTCTTTGAATTCAAGGATGAAAGTTTCTTGCCCACATGGATGATAGTTTCTACCAAAAAGGTAGAGATAATCTTTTCTCCATAGACACCCTTTTGTGACAAAAAAGCCCTTTGGATTACATAGAAGGTAGTAGCCTTAAGATATTATTAAGGCAAGCTATCGCCCTTGGTTTTTTAAGGATTAAGTCCAGAAATACGAGCAAGGTTATTACGCGCAAGGGAATAGTCAGGATCCAGGCTTAAGGCAGTAAGATAAGCCCTTTTTGCCTCTTCATTCCTTCCTGCAATGGCATATGCATAGCCAAGGTTGTTATAAACACGCGCTTTTTGGGGAGATTTGCGGACGGTATCCTCCCATAGAGCGATTTCACTTCTATATGTATAATTTCGTGCAGCCGTAAAGTAGCCAAGTATTACAAGAAGAATCAATGTCACCGCTTGAACAAATCCCTTTCCTCCCTTAAAGGCAGTTTGAAACCTTACCATCCCTATGCTCAAGCCCAAAAAGATGCCCCATACCGGAAGATATAATTGTCGTTCGTTTGCCACATCGAGCCTTGGCACAACTGAGTTCGTAGGCAAGAGGTGTAAAAAGAACCATAAAAGTGCGAAGCCAAGCCAAGGTATTCTTTTAAGACTAATCATTCCCGTGAGAATAAGCGCTAAAAGCATGGCTAATTTGACCGCGAGTAAAAATGTCCAGGTGGATTGAACAGGCAGGTCTGGGTCAATATTTAGCCTATTTATCATAAATAGCCTTGAAATAAGATATATAACCCCATTGATTTGGCTAAGAAGGTTGTCCTTTAAACTTCTTATGTCAAAACTGTACTCAAGAAGTGTTCCATAGTTAGGATGGGCAATAAGAACGATTAAAATGCAAATGAACATAGCCCAATAAACTATCTGCATCCTTAATACAACCCCCCAATTCTTCTGATTTTGTATAGATGTCCATAAAAGCAGCGCCAGGGGTAAGGTTACGCCGGTCTCCTTGCTTAAGACCGCCATCATGAACAAAGCAGGGGATAAAAGGTAAAGCCATGCTCCTCTGTTTGTCTCGGTGCCGTAGATATAGGCTATTATGCTGCCAAGATAAAACATTGCCATTAGTGAAGTTGAACGGCCGCTTATATAAGTTACCGCCTCGGTTTGCACGGGATGCAGGGCAAATAACAAGGCTGCTATCAAAGCGATATTGCTGCTATGTGCTTCTAAGACTGAACAATGTTTGATGAATCTTAAGCTAAGGAAATATATCAATATGGAATTTACTGTATGGATGAGCAGATTCAGAAGATGAAACCCGAAGATTCCAAGCCCAGAGATCCAGTTCAACATATAGGTGAATTTAAGGAGAGGTCTGATTCCATAGGCAAGGTCCTTTAGCCAGGCTGATCGGGAATGAACCCTTATGTTGTCCACAATCACATTGTAATCGTCAAATTGAAAGACACCCCAAAAAGAGTTAAGGTAGGTAAGAAATAC
This region includes:
- a CDS encoding tetratricopeptide repeat protein; this translates as MIAALLFALHPVQTEAVTYISGRSTSLMAMFYLGSIIAYIYGTETNRGAWLYLLSPALFMMAVLSKETGVTLPLALLLWTSIQNQKNWGVVLRMQIVYWAMFICILIVLIAHPNYGTLLEYSFDIRSLKDNLLSQINGVIYLISRLFMINRLNIDPDLPVQSTWTFLLAVKLAMLLALILTGMISLKRIPWLGFALLWFFLHLLPTNSVVPRLDVANERQLYLPVWGIFLGLSIGMVRFQTAFKGGKGFVQAVTLILLVILGYFTAARNYTYRSEIALWEDTVRKSPQKARVYNNLGYAYAIAGRNEEAKRAYLTALSLDPDYSLARNNLARISGLNP